In the Oryza glaberrima chromosome 6, OglaRS2, whole genome shotgun sequence genome, one interval contains:
- the LOC127776392 gene encoding uncharacterized protein LOC127776392 has product MAEERESFESQWAPSDVTEDNLKEMVAHGVLPAKEIIGWRPAFGEAFPTLDTHEIVVFAHFFYGGFSLPTSRFFRGILNFYGISLYHLNPNSIVHIANFIHACEAFLGIRPHFALFRRIFFLKPQPNKSKPCVVGGAGFQLRGTLSQKYFSMPFKTSNKGWHANWFYVQNPEPALPEYCCLPPVYQDTWNSLPMGDEAAQAVELMERMLKLKEQGLQGEQTTQHFIKSRLAPIKERSRTAFEFDGKHDPNREDPDSLDFMVMKERMYKIFSNAIVISYSHLLPVVPFNAFNPPPPEFALMKSDPPIAQRRSPRQKTGQASGGPKIRSDARPSASDPVGQSDARKRKLVLSDEEGDDTGRLGGKGATEKPPKPTNPKKKTSSRPLPKIRKSSRKPSDIDPSEKDPEPADIEANPSKETGPTAEDRPSDKQPATNNVEPSNEPPTGNQSTEAGVGVNQEPPTGNQSDTGPSRKIPEVEAQTNSPPGKDAGHDSEARSPAKTQESTRPRPRIITGPIIGDEEEILRIQAAEDSRPPILVKWWDDNMQPQGIVINKQKEDEELCLLKEALGQATRIVNRIHLRNEAKTVTLERLVPHLGTLEATRNQLHEAKELARKNEHDLRDRIAELQESNFELSGSSKVQAAKISQLEKQIQILENDKAELARQRDLALKEVEDRKIKSQAQFDILIGKIKKLEGARDEIANAAAPIAQAMFFNNHGPSALDASEIFDKLRVAPDTYFKSIKEAGSIGASLALAMTKSLYPRVDVDAIDGFADGTSEEAALDLISDAQKSTDKIAVDVVERFQDTDLQPTGPDNSNDEKTDTD; this is encoded by the exons atggcggaagaaagagaaagcttcgagagtcagtgggcgccctctgATGTGACAGAAGataatctgaaggagatggtggcgcacggcgttctcccAGCGAAGGAGATTatcgggtggcgaccggcgttcggcgaagcattcccgaccctcgacacacacgaaatcgtggtatttgcccatttcttctatggcggattttctcttccaacctcaagattcttccgggggattctgaacttctacgggattagcttgtatcacttgaatccaaactccatagtgcatattgccaattttatccatgcctgcgaagcttttctgggcattaggccacatttcgccttgttccgccgcatcttcttcctcaagccccaaccaaacaagagcaaaccgTGCGTTGTCGGGGgagctggtttccaactcagaggaaccttgagccaaaaatatttctccatgcccttcaaaacctcaaacaaaggctggcatgcaaacTGGTTCTATGTTCAGAATCCTGAGCccgcactccccgagtactgctgtcttcctccggtttaccaggacacatggaactcattgcctatgggagatgaagctgctcaggcAGTAGAATTGATGGAACGCATGCTAAAACTGAAGGAACAAGGTTTGCAGGGAGAACAGACCACTCAACACTTCATCAAAAGTCgattagctccaatcaaagagagatcccgcacggcttttgagtttgatggcaagcatgatccaaatcgggaagatccagattctcttgacttTATGGTCATGAAAGAAAGaatgtacaagatcttctcaaacgctATTGTTATCAGCTATTCACATCTGCTGCCTGTTGTGCCATTCAATgcattcaaccctcctccaccg GAATTCGCTTTGATGAAATCGGATCCTCCAATTGCTCAACGCCGATCACCTCGCCAGAAGACTGGTCAGGCGAGTGGAGGACCTAAAATTCGATCTGACGCTCGACCAAGTGCTTCCgatccagtcggccagtcagatGCTCGCAAGAGGAAGCTGGTTCTAAGCGACGAGGAAGGCGATGATACCGGAAGGCTCGGAGGCAAAGGAGCGACCGAAAAACCCCCGAAGCCAActaatccgaagaagaaaacctcCAGTCGTCCTTTGCCAAAAATCAGAaagtcttccag GAAGCCgtctgacatagatccttctgaAAAAGACCCCGAGCCGGCTGACATAGAGGCAAACCCTTCAAAAGAAACCGGGCCAACTGCAGAGGATCGTCCGAGTGACAAACAACCGGCAACCAACAATGTAGAACCCAGcaacgagcccccgactgggAACCAGTCGACTGAAGCTGGAGTTGGagttaatcaggagcccccgactggaaaccagtcggataCAGGGCCAAGCCGAAAGATCCCTGAGGTTGAAGCTCAAACAAACAGCCCTCCCGGAAAGGATGCTGGCCATGACTCCGAAGCCAGGTCTCCTGCGAAGACACAAGAATCCACTCGTCCCCGACCGAGAATCATCACAG GGCCAATAATTGGTGACGAAGAAGAAATCCTCCGGATACAAGCAGCCGAAGATTCACGCCCTCCtattctggtcaagtggtgggatgacaacatgcagcctcaagggatcgtgataaataagcaaaaagaggacgaagaatTATGCCTACTGAAAGAGGCACTTGGTCAAGCAAcccgcattgtaaat aggattcatcttaggaatGAAGCCAAAACGGTAACCTTAGAGAGGTTAGTCCCTCATCTCGGaaccctcgaagccaccaggaaTCAACTGCACGAAGCGAAAGAACTTGCCAGGAAAAATGAacatgatctgagggatcggatcgctgagctccaggaatcaaattttgaactaagtggctcatcaaaag TACAAGCTGCTAAGATATCTCAGttggagaagcagattcaaatTCTGGAAAATGATAAGGCAGAACTGGCAAGACAAAGAGACTTGGCTTTAAAGGAAGTTGAAG accgcaagatcaagtctcaagctcaattcgacATCCTAATTGGCAAGAtcaaaaaacttgaaggagccCGGGATGAGATTGCTAACGCTGCTGCCCCAATTGCTCAAgcgatgttcttcaataaccACGGGCCGAGTGCActtgatgcttctgaaattttcgacaagctgagagttgctccggatacatactTCAAGagcatcaaagaagctggaagtataGGAGCAAGTCTagcgttggcgatgaccaaatcTCTTTATCCAAGGGTTGACGTTGATGCCAtcgatggctttgcagacgggacgagcgaagaagctgctcttgacctcatcagcGATGCACAAAAATCTACTGATAAGATAGCagttgatgtagttgagagatttcagGACACCGATCTTCAACCGACTGGTCCTGATAATTCTAATGATGAAAAGACTGATACTGATTAA
- the LOC127776394 gene encoding wall-associated receptor kinase 5-like isoform X1, producing the protein MACSLLSGHPMGALVLVATSLMLLILQHSGASDGARAGSGSIWQPQPDCPAPAKCGNVNIPYPFGIREGCFRPKGGFNISCKQEQAYIGPDIRVTNFDVVQSEARILTDIPSGTVAWKYNNETDPIAWTSRGGLRLGNHHMVSSAKNRFTAIGCSTVAFIYGRDKNGSNGQFDQFTSLCGSFCFDEGSIEDGPECSGMGCCQVPISTNLRRFSLGFYNYNTTKKVLNFSSRSYAFVVEKDQFKFKSSYAKADNFMEELARGIPIILEWITDNETCEEAALEESYACVANNSECLNVREAPGYRCNCTQGYEGNPYLKDGCRDINECNATRFPNSCKGICSNTDGSYDCKCPLGTHSDDPKNKECVPQVKLVIGICISIILLIICISTLLIKIQRMKLEKEKQRFYDQNGGHILYQKIISGQVNTVEIFTEEILKNATDNFNSSRELGTGGHGTVYRGILRDNSVVAVKRSRIINVTHAEEFVQEIIMLSQINHRNVVRLIGCCLEVEVPILVYEFISNGTLYHLIHGGSSSHVRRSVSLKLRLRIAQESAEALAYLHLSTNRPIIHGDVKSLNILLDDNYTVKVTDFGASRWLPKEAVQLMTMVQGTLGYLDPEYLQERKLTEKSDVYSFGVVLLELITGKTAIYCHNGEDEKDKSLAASFLRAMEEERVESILDASLTGASMEALPLLQEVAKLGSMCLSARGEERPSMAEVADRLKAVRIAWRDFLVSSEYNMMEVFIDSSEAPPSGNQSSAVFWTPDMQSLQVETLR; encoded by the exons ATGGCTTGCTCTTTACTTTCAG gccatccgatgggagccttagTACTTGTGGCAACCAGCCTGATGCTGCTGATACTACAGCATAGTGGTGCATCTGACGGGGCTAGGGCTGGGTCTGGAAGTATCTGGCAGCCCCAGCCCGATTGTCCAGCTCCAGCGAAGTGCGGCAACGTCAACATTCCCTACCCGTTTGGCATAAGAGAAGGTTGCTTCCGACCGAAGGGCGGCTTTAATATCTCATGCAAGCAAGAACAAGCTTATATTGG ACCGGACATTAGGGTCACGAATTTTGATGTAGTCCAGAGTGAGGCTCGCATCCTGACCGATATACCATCAGGGACGGTAGCATGGAAGTACAACAATGAAACTGATCCAATTGCATGGACGTCCAGAGGAGGCTTACGACTTGGTAATCACCATATGGTTTCCAGCGCCAAGAACAGATTCACAGCAATCGGGTGTTCAACTGTTGCATTCATCTACGGCAGAGACAAAAATGGTAGCAATGGACAGTTTGATCAGTTCACCAGCTTATGTGGATCGTTCTGCTTCGACGAGGGTAGCATCGAAGACGGCCCAGAGTGCTCCGGCATGGGTTGTTGCCAAGTCCCCATTTCAACCAACCTTAGGAGGTTCAGTTTAGGATTCTATAATTATAACACAACCAAAAAAGTTCTTAATTTTAGTTCACGCAGCTATGCGTTCGTGGTCGAGAAGGATCAATTCAAGTTCAAGAGTTCCTATGCCAAAGCAGACAATTTCATGGAGGAGCTCGCTCGTGGGATTCCTATAATTCTCGAGTGGATTACTGATAATGAAACATGTGAGGAAGCCGCCCTGGAGGAGTCGTATGCTTGCGTTGCCAATAACAGCGAATGCCTCAATGTGAGAGAGGCGCCCGGGTACAGATGCAACTGCACCCAAGGTTACGAGGGAAATCCCTACCTCAAAGACGGCTGCCGAG ACATCAATGAGTGCAACGCCACAAGATTCCCGAATTCTTGCAAGGGCATCTGCAGTAACACCGATGGGAGCTACGATTGTAAGTGCCCACTAGGAACTCACAGCGATGATCCAAAGAACAAGGAATGCGTCCCACAAGTGAAGCTGGTCATTG GTATTTGCATCAGCATCATCCTCCTCATTATCTGTATCTCCACTCTGCTGATCAAGATTCAGAGAATGAAGCTGGAAAAAGAGAAGCAGAGGTTCTACGATCAGAACGGTGGCCACATATTATACCAGAAAATTATCTCAGGGCAAGTCAATACAGTGGAAATATTCACAGAAGAGATACTAAAGAATGCGACCGACAACTTCAACAGCAGCAGAGAGCTTGGCACCGGTGGTCATGGCACTGTCTACAGGGGCATTCTCAGGGACAACAGTGTCGTCGCCGTTAAGCGCTCCAGGATCATCAACGTGACACACGCCGAGGAATTCGTGCAGGAGATCATCATGCTCTCGCAGATCAACCATCGGAACGTGGTCAGGCTCATCGGCTGCTGCCTGGAAGTTGAAGTGCCCATACTGGTCTACGAGTTCATCTCCAATGGCACTCTCTACCACCTGATCCATGGCGGTAGCAGCAGCCATGTAAGGCGGTCTGTTTCACTGAAACTTCGTCTTAGGATTGCTCAAGAATCAGCTGAAGCATTGGCATACCTGCACCTGTCGACGAATCGGCCAATCATCCATGGCGACGTGAAGTCTCTAAACATTCTGCTCGATGACAACTACACGGTGAAGGTGACCGACTTCGGGGCATCGCGGTGGCTGCCCAAGGAAGCTGTCCAGCTGATGACAATGGTGCAGGGAACCCTAGGGTACTTGGATCCGGAGTACCTGCAGGAGAGGAAGCTGACGGAGaagagcgacgtgtacagcttcggtgTCGTGCTGCTGGAGCTGATCACTGGGAAGACGGCGATCTACTGCCACAATGGCGAAGACGAGAAAGACAAGAGCCTTGCAGCATCGTTCCTGCgggcgatggaggaggagagggtggaGAGCATCTTGGACGCAAGCTTGACTGGTGCCAGCATGGAGGCATTGCCGTTGCTCCAGGAGGTCGCCAAGCTGGGGAGCATGTGCCTGAGCGCCAGGGGGGAGGAGAGGCCATCCATGGCGGAGGTGGCCGACAGGTTGAAAGCTGTACGAATTGCATGGAGGGATTTTCTGGTATCATCGGAGTACAACATGATGGAGGTTTTCATCGACAGTTCAGAAGCTCCTCCATCCGGCAACCAGTCTTCCGCTGTGTTCTGGACGCCGGACATGCAGTCTCTACAAGTTGAAACTTTGAGGTGA
- the LOC127776394 gene encoding wall-associated receptor kinase 5-like isoform X2, with product MVSSAKNRFTAIGCSTVAFIYGRDKNGSNGQFDQFTSLCGSFCFDEGSIEDGPECSGMGCCQVPISTNLRRFSLGFYNYNTTKKVLNFSSRSYAFVVEKDQFKFKSSYAKADNFMEELARGIPIILEWITDNETCEEAALEESYACVANNSECLNVREAPGYRCNCTQGYEGNPYLKDGCRDINECNATRFPNSCKGICSNTDGSYDCKCPLGTHSDDPKNKECVPQVKLVIGICISIILLIICISTLLIKIQRMKLEKEKQRFYDQNGGHILYQKIISGQVNTVEIFTEEILKNATDNFNSSRELGTGGHGTVYRGILRDNSVVAVKRSRIINVTHAEEFVQEIIMLSQINHRNVVRLIGCCLEVEVPILVYEFISNGTLYHLIHGGSSSHVRRSVSLKLRLRIAQESAEALAYLHLSTNRPIIHGDVKSLNILLDDNYTVKVTDFGASRWLPKEAVQLMTMVQGTLGYLDPEYLQERKLTEKSDVYSFGVVLLELITGKTAIYCHNGEDEKDKSLAASFLRAMEEERVESILDASLTGASMEALPLLQEVAKLGSMCLSARGEERPSMAEVADRLKAVRIAWRDFLVSSEYNMMEVFIDSSEAPPSGNQSSAVFWTPDMQSLQVETLR from the exons ATGGTTTCCAGCGCCAAGAACAGATTCACAGCAATCGGGTGTTCAACTGTTGCATTCATCTACGGCAGAGACAAAAATGGTAGCAATGGACAGTTTGATCAGTTCACCAGCTTATGTGGATCGTTCTGCTTCGACGAGGGTAGCATCGAAGACGGCCCAGAGTGCTCCGGCATGGGTTGTTGCCAAGTCCCCATTTCAACCAACCTTAGGAGGTTCAGTTTAGGATTCTATAATTATAACACAACCAAAAAAGTTCTTAATTTTAGTTCACGCAGCTATGCGTTCGTGGTCGAGAAGGATCAATTCAAGTTCAAGAGTTCCTATGCCAAAGCAGACAATTTCATGGAGGAGCTCGCTCGTGGGATTCCTATAATTCTCGAGTGGATTACTGATAATGAAACATGTGAGGAAGCCGCCCTGGAGGAGTCGTATGCTTGCGTTGCCAATAACAGCGAATGCCTCAATGTGAGAGAGGCGCCCGGGTACAGATGCAACTGCACCCAAGGTTACGAGGGAAATCCCTACCTCAAAGACGGCTGCCGAG ACATCAATGAGTGCAACGCCACAAGATTCCCGAATTCTTGCAAGGGCATCTGCAGTAACACCGATGGGAGCTACGATTGTAAGTGCCCACTAGGAACTCACAGCGATGATCCAAAGAACAAGGAATGCGTCCCACAAGTGAAGCTGGTCATTG GTATTTGCATCAGCATCATCCTCCTCATTATCTGTATCTCCACTCTGCTGATCAAGATTCAGAGAATGAAGCTGGAAAAAGAGAAGCAGAGGTTCTACGATCAGAACGGTGGCCACATATTATACCAGAAAATTATCTCAGGGCAAGTCAATACAGTGGAAATATTCACAGAAGAGATACTAAAGAATGCGACCGACAACTTCAACAGCAGCAGAGAGCTTGGCACCGGTGGTCATGGCACTGTCTACAGGGGCATTCTCAGGGACAACAGTGTCGTCGCCGTTAAGCGCTCCAGGATCATCAACGTGACACACGCCGAGGAATTCGTGCAGGAGATCATCATGCTCTCGCAGATCAACCATCGGAACGTGGTCAGGCTCATCGGCTGCTGCCTGGAAGTTGAAGTGCCCATACTGGTCTACGAGTTCATCTCCAATGGCACTCTCTACCACCTGATCCATGGCGGTAGCAGCAGCCATGTAAGGCGGTCTGTTTCACTGAAACTTCGTCTTAGGATTGCTCAAGAATCAGCTGAAGCATTGGCATACCTGCACCTGTCGACGAATCGGCCAATCATCCATGGCGACGTGAAGTCTCTAAACATTCTGCTCGATGACAACTACACGGTGAAGGTGACCGACTTCGGGGCATCGCGGTGGCTGCCCAAGGAAGCTGTCCAGCTGATGACAATGGTGCAGGGAACCCTAGGGTACTTGGATCCGGAGTACCTGCAGGAGAGGAAGCTGACGGAGaagagcgacgtgtacagcttcggtgTCGTGCTGCTGGAGCTGATCACTGGGAAGACGGCGATCTACTGCCACAATGGCGAAGACGAGAAAGACAAGAGCCTTGCAGCATCGTTCCTGCgggcgatggaggaggagagggtggaGAGCATCTTGGACGCAAGCTTGACTGGTGCCAGCATGGAGGCATTGCCGTTGCTCCAGGAGGTCGCCAAGCTGGGGAGCATGTGCCTGAGCGCCAGGGGGGAGGAGAGGCCATCCATGGCGGAGGTGGCCGACAGGTTGAAAGCTGTACGAATTGCATGGAGGGATTTTCTGGTATCATCGGAGTACAACATGATGGAGGTTTTCATCGACAGTTCAGAAGCTCCTCCATCCGGCAACCAGTCTTCCGCTGTGTTCTGGACGCCGGACATGCAGTCTCTACAAGTTGAAACTTTGAGGTGA
- the LOC127776127 gene encoding protein HEADING DATE 3B: MATRGGGGGGGGKEAKGKVMGPLFPRLHVNDAAKGGGPRAPPRNKMALYEQFTVPSHRFSGGGGGGGVGGSPAHSTSAASQSQSQSQVYGRDSSLFQPFNVPSNRPGHSTEKINSDKINKKISGSRKELGMLSSQTKGMDIYASRSTAEAPQRRAENTIKSSSGKRLADDDEFMVPSVFNSRFPQYSTQENAGVQDQSTPLVAANPHKSPSTVSKSSTKCYNTVSKKLERIHVSDVKSRTPLKDKEMEAAETSKNVEVEKSSSFHASKDMFESRHAKVYPKMDKTGIINDSDEPHGGNSGHQATSRNGGSMKFQNPPMRRNEISSNPSSENTDRHYNLPQGGIEETGTKRKRLLEQHDAEKIDDVSRLLEQHDAENIDDVSDSSVECITGWEISPDKIVGAIGTKHFWKARRAIMNQQRVFAVQVFELHKLVKVQKLIAASPHVLIEGDPCLGNALLGSKNKLVEENLKAQPLLVATIDDVEPSLQQPELSKENTEDGPPSPHDTGLGSGQRDQAATNGVSKSNRRATPVASDNKQNNWGVQLQPPQNQWLVPVMSPSEGLVYKPYSGPCPPAGSILAPFYANCTPLSLPSTAGDFMNSAYGVPMPHQPQHMGAPGSPSMPMNYFPPFSIPVMNPTAPAPVVEQGRHPSMPQPYGNFEQQSWISCNMSHPSGIWRFHASRDSEAQASSASSPFDRFQCSGSGPVSAFPTASAQNNQPQPSYGSRDNQTNVIKVVPHNSRTASESAARIFRSIQMERQRDD, translated from the exons ATGGCGACGAGGgggggaggcgggggaggaggagggaaggaggcgAAGGGGAAGGTGATGGGCCCGCTGTTCCCGCGGCTCCACGTCAACGACGCGGCCAAGGGCGGAGGCCCGCGGGCGCCGCCCCGGAACAAGATGGCGCTCTACGAGCAGTTCACCGTGCCCTCGCATCGCttcagcggcggaggaggcggcggcggagtaggAGGCAGCCCCGCGCactcgacgtcggcggcgagccaGAGCCAGAGCCAGAGCCAG GTTTATGGACGTGACAGTTCTCTGTTCCAGCCGTTCAATGTGCCTTCCAATCGACCTGGCCATTCTACTGAAAAGATCAATTCAGATAAGATCAACAAGAAGATTAGTGGTTCAAGAAAAGAACTGGGGATGTTATCCTCTCAGACTAAGGGCATGGATATTTATGCTTCAAGATCAACTGCTGAGGCACCACAAAGAAGAGCAGAAAATACAATAAAGAGTTCTTCGGGAAAGAGATTGGCCGATGATGATGAATTTATGGTTCCTTCTGTCTTCAATTCCAGATTTCCTCAATATAGTACTCAAGAGAATGCAGGGGTTCAAGACCAATCAACACCCCTTGTTGCTGCAAATCCACACAAAAGCCCTTCAACAGTgtccaaatcatccacaaagtGTTATAACACTGTTAGCAAGAAATTGGAGAGAATCCATGTTTCTGATGTGAAATCAAGGACCCCTTTGAAAGACAAGGAGATGGAAGCAGCAGAGACATCCAAAAACGTGGAAGTTGAAAAAAGTTCATCCTTTCATGCTTCCAAAGATATGTTTGAAAGCAGGCATGCTAAAGTATATCCTAAGATGGATAAGACGGGCATTATAAATGATTCTGATGAGCCACATGGTGGAAATAGTGGGCATCAAGCGACAAGCAGAAATGGAGGTTCCATGAAATTTCAGAACCCTCCAATGAGAAGAAATGAAATTTCCTCTAATCCATCTTCTGAAAATACTGATAGGCATTATAATTTACCGCAAGGAGGCATAGAGGAAACAGGTACAAAGAGAAAAAGGTTGCTAGAACAACACGATGCAGAGAAAATTGATGATGTGTCAAGGTTGCTAGAACAACACGATGCAGAGAACATTGATGATGTGTCTGATTCCTCGGTGGAGTGTATAACTGGTTGGGAGATTTCTCCAGATAAAATTGTTGGAGCCATTGGTACAAAGCATTTCTGGAAAGCAAGACGTGCTATTATGAA TCAACAGAGGGTGTTTGCTGTCCAGGTTTTTGAGCTGCATAAGTTGGTAAAA GTGCAGAAGTTGATTGCAGCATCGCCACATGTACTTATTGAAGGTGATCCTTGCCTTGGCAATGCCTTGTTGGGTAGCAAGAACAAGCTGGTGGAAGAAAACCTGAAAGCACAACCTCTTTTAGTCGCAACCATCGATGACGTGGAGCCAAGTCTACAGCAACCAGAGTTATCAAAAGAAAACACTGAAGACGGCCCACCCTCCCCTCATGATACTGGGCTTGGCAGTGGTCAACGTGATCAAGCTGCAACAAATGGCGTCTCTAAAAGCAATCGTCGAGCTACACCTGTTGCTTCTGATAACAAACAAAATAACTGGGGCGTTCAACTTCAACCACCTCAAAATCAATGGCTTGTCCCTGTTATGTCTCCTTCGGAAGGCCTTGTCTATAAGCCTTATTCTGGTCCGTGCCCTCCAGCTGGTAGCATATTGGCCCCGTTTTATGCCAACTGTACTCCTTTGAGTCTTCCATCAACAGCTGGAGATTTCATGAATTCGGCATACGGTGTTCCTATGCCTCATCAGCCACAACATATGGGTGCTCCTGGCTCTCCTTCCATGCCTATGAACTACTTCCCGCCTTTCAGCATACCAGTGATGAACCCAACTGCACCGGCACCTGTAGTCGAACAAGGGAGACACCCTTCGATGCCACAGCCTTATGGGAACTTTGAGCAGCAGTCGTGGATCTCATGTAACATGTCACATCCAAGTGGCATTTGGAGATTTCATGCCTCAAGAGATAGCGAGGCACAGGCCAGCAGCGCTAGCAGTCCTTTTGACAGGTTCCAATGCAGTGGAAGTGGTCCTGTATCCGCCTTCCCCACAGCGTCAGCTCAGAACAACCAGCCTCAGCCCTCATATGGCAGCCGGGACAACCAGaccaatgttatcaaggttgtTCCACATAATTCACGAACTGCTTCAGAGTCAGCAGCACGGATTTTCCGGTCGATACAAATGGAAAGGCAACGAGATGACTGA
- the LOC127776129 gene encoding probable receptor-like protein kinase At5g20050, whose translation MESKTAKIVAGAAAAALLVLELALYLRFRLSRPFFLSTAVIVSAALSAAAAALLHHAAGERRRAARMARRRPSMDDERLRVEYSYFRKVAGLPRKLTLESLAAATDGFQYAVGRGSSGTVYKGILDDGTAVAVKRIDGGADHADKEFKSEVSAIASAQHAHLVRLVGFCLVPRGPRFLVYEYMEHGSLDRWIFSPHSGDRRRRCLPWAARYQVAVDVARALAYLHHDCRSKVLHLDVKPENILLDDGFRGVLSDFGLSKLVGKEQSRVVTTVRGTTGYLAPEWLLGVGITEKSDVYSYGLVLLEMVGGRRNLMQTEDGDDGSSTPRWTYFPKIAGDMAREGRVMEVLDRRVVESGEAVEEAAVRRLVHVALWCAQEKAGARPTMARVVEMLEGRGAAAEAVEAPPPSDMIVVDLLALDPAARGPGPFGLPPPPAASDGGMQVTSSGISNSFALSYLSGR comes from the coding sequence ATGGAGAGCAAGACGGCCAAgatcgtcgccggcgcggccgccgccgcgctgctggtCCTCGAGCTCGCCCTCTACCTCCGCTTCCGTCTTTCGCGGCCGTtcttcctctccaccgccgtcatcgtctccgccgcgctgtcggcggccgccgcggcgctgctgcaccacgcggcgggcgagcggaggcgggcggcgcgcatggcgaggcggcggccgtcgatGGACGACGAGCGGCTGCGCGTGGAGTACAGCTACTTCCGCAAGGTGGCCGGGCTGCCGCGCAAGCTCACGCTCgagtcgctggcggcggcgacggacgggTTCCAGTACGCCGTCGGTCGGGGATCGTCGGGGACGGTGTACAAGGGCATCCtcgacgacggcacggcggtggcggtgaagcggatcgacggcggcgccgaccacgCCGACAAGGAGTTCAAGTCGGAGGTGTCGGCGATCGCCAGCGCGCAGCACGCCCACCTCGTCCGCCTCGTCGGCTTCTGCCTCGTGCCGCGCGGGCCACGCTTCCTCGTCTACGAGTACATGGAGCACGGCTCCCTCGACAGGTGGATCTTCTCCCCGCACTCTGGCGATCGCCGCCGGAGGTGCCTGCCGTGGGCGGCGCGGTACCAGGTCGCCGTCGACGTGGCGAGGGCGCTCGCCTACCTGCACCACGACTGCCGCAGCAAGGTGCTCCACCTCGACGTCAAGCCGGAgaacatcctcctcgacgacggctTCCGCGGCGTCCTCTCCGACTTCGGGCTGTCCAAGCTGGTGGGGAAGGAGCAGAGCCGCGTCGTCACCACGGTGCGCGGCACGACGGGGTACCTCGCGCCGGAGTGGCTGCTCGGCGTCGGCATCACCGAGAAGTCCGACGTGTACAGCTACGGCCTCGTCCTGCTCGAGATggtcggcggccgccgcaacCTGATGCAGACGGAGGATGGCGACGACGGGTCGTCGACGCCGCGGTGGACGTACTTCCCGAAGATCGCCGGAGACATGGCGAGGGAAGGGAGGGTGATGGAGGTGCTGGACAGGCGGGTGGTGGAGtccggcgaggcggtggaggaggcggcggtgcggagGCTGGTCCACGTGGCGCTGTGGTGCGCGCAGGAGAAGGCGGGCGCGCGCCCCACCATGGCGCGCGTGGTGGAGATGCTCGAGgggcgtggcgccgccgccgaggccgtggaggcgccgccgccgtcggacatgatcgtcgtcgacctcctcgCGCTCgacccggcggcgcgcggccccGGCCCGTtcggcctgccgccgccgccggcggccagcgaCGGCGGGATGCAGGTGACGTCGTCGGGGATCAGCAACTCGTTCGCGCTCTCCTACCTATCGGGACGATGA
- the LOC127776132 gene encoding putative cytochrome c oxidase subunit 5b-like, with amino-acid sequence MWKRATSVLLHHRSALTRRSPAIGGGVLPRALFFSTLDAAQARTRVEDVMPIATGLEREEIAAELQGKKRFDMDAPVGPFGTKEAPAVIQSYYNKRIVGCPGGEGEDEHDVVWFWLEKGKPHECPVCTQYFSLEVIGGGGDPDGHDDDDDHHHH; translated from the exons atgtgGAAGCGCGCGACCTccgtcctcctccaccaccgctccGCCCTCACCCGCCGCTCCccggcgatcggcggcggcgtccttccccgtgctctcttcttctccacGCTCG ATGCGGCGCAGGCGAGGACGAGGGTGGAGGACGTGATGCCGATCGCCACCGGGCTCGAGCGCGAGGAgatcgccgccgagctccag gGGAAGAAGAGGTTTGATATGGACGCGCCCGTCGGGCCCTTTGGTACCAAG GAAGCTCCAGCTGTTATTCAGTCATACTACAACAAAAGGATTGTTGGTTGTCCCGGTGGTGAAGGAG AGGACGAGCATGATGTCGTGTGGTTTTGGTTGGAGAAAGGCAAGCCACATGAATGCCCTGTCTGCACTCAGTATTTCTCG CTTGAGGtgataggaggaggaggagatcctgATGGgcatgacgatgacgacgatcACCACCATCATTAA